DNA sequence from the Sulfurimonas sediminis genome:
AATATGATTGACAATGCCATGAAATATGCAAGTGATTCGCATATTACAATTCTTATGAACGACAAAAACGAACTTTGTTTTGAAAGCAAAGGCGCATGTCTTTCACATCCTCTACAGTATTATATAGAGCCCTTTACAAAAGACAACCCATCGAAAAACAGCTTTGGATTAGGACTCTATCTTGTTGACTCTATTCTCAAAGCACACGGACAGGTTTTGGCGCATGAGTATGAAAACGGAGTCAACCGTTTTATATTCGCATAAGTTTAAAAATGTAAACTAATGCAATGAATAGATACATGTACAGTTTCATATTATTTGTTTTTGCACTCTCTTTTTTTGCATTTGGCTGGGTCAGCCATACTGCCTATGTACCCTATGAAAAAGAGCAGGAACAGACACTGCTTGATACAATTCGCGAAAACAAAACTTTAAATGTTGTTCTGCTCAATGCTCCTTCGACCTACTATATAGGTCCGGACGGTCCACAGGGTTTTGAATATGATTTGCTGCAGTCATATGCAGAACATTTAGGAGCAGATTTAAATATTACAACAGCGCATACTGTCAAAGAAGCAATAGCACTCTCCAAAAACCCAAATATTCATATCACCTCTGCATCTTTGTCAAAAACACCACACAGAGAAAAAAAATTTCATTTTGGACCTTCGTATTTTGAAGTCGAAGAGCAGGTGATTTGTAACAGAGGAATGTTGCGCGGATCAAATTTTCCAAGAAATGTGGAGGAGTTGGCAGGATTAAATATTATGGTAGGGGCTGACACAAGTTACAGTGAAACGATAAAATCACTTCAGGCAGACGGATATGAAATAAATGCAACGACAACTTCAGAGTACTCCACAGAAGAGTTACTTGAAAAGGTTGCCAAACATGAGATAGACTGTACAATAGCCGATTCAAATATTTATGCACTTAATTTGCGATATTTTCCTGAAATAGCACTTGCTTTTTCCATCAGTAAACGAGAACAGCTGGCATGGCTGCTCCCAAAAAATGCAAAAGAGCTTGAAGCTGACATGTATGCCTGGCTCAATGATTACAACCAAAAAGGCAAGATGACACAGCTTAAAGACCACTATTACAGCTATATTCTTTTCTTTGATTATTATAATACAAAAATGTTTTACAAAAGAATGAAAAGCAGACTGCCAAAGTATGAAAAATATTTTAAGTATGCTGCAAAAAGATTTGATATTCCGTGGACACTGCTGGCATCTGTTTCGTATCAGGAGTCACACTGGAATGCAAAAGCCAAAAGTTTTACAGGTGTTCGCGGGTTGATGATGCTGACACAGCGTACAGCAAAGATGTTAGGTGTGAAAAACAGATTGAATCCCAAAGAGAGTGTCATTGGCGGAACACGGCATTTAAAACAGATGATAAAATTTGTTCCCAAAGAGGTAGAAGGGGAGAACAGACTAAAATTTGCCCTGGCTGCTTACAATATAGGTATGGGGCATATAAAAGATGCGCAAAAATTAGCAAAAAAACTTGGGCTAAACCCAAATATCTGGAGTGATTTGAAAATAGTACTGCCTCTGCTCTCACAAAAAAAGTATTACAGGACTCTGAAATACGGGTATGCAAGAGGAGCAGAGCCTGTAAAATATGTTGAGTCTATCTATAACTATAAAGATATTTTAGATAAACAAAACAAGGTGTTGAAAACTGATCTAGTGACTTCCAAGCTCCCCTAAAAACGTTTCCATATCATATTTTGTTCTGTATTCCGGAGTCATTATATGAATAAGTATGTCACCTAAATCAACCACAATCCAGTCACCGCTTTCATCTACATTGTTAAAATGTTCGGCAGGTTTGAGTTCATTTTTTAAATGGTCCAAAAGTGCAGTTGTATGTTTTTGTCCGAGTGAAGAGGCTATAACCGCATAATCAACGAAATAGTTTTTGTCACGAAGGTCAAAAACCTCTATGGATTCCGCTTTGTTTTTATCGAGTGTGTTTACTATGTTTTGTATTCTGTCTTGCATTGTGTTCCTT
Encoded proteins:
- the mltF gene encoding membrane-bound lytic murein transglycosylase MltF; the protein is MNRYMYSFILFVFALSFFAFGWVSHTAYVPYEKEQEQTLLDTIRENKTLNVVLLNAPSTYYIGPDGPQGFEYDLLQSYAEHLGADLNITTAHTVKEAIALSKNPNIHITSASLSKTPHREKKFHFGPSYFEVEEQVICNRGMLRGSNFPRNVEELAGLNIMVGADTSYSETIKSLQADGYEINATTTSEYSTEELLEKVAKHEIDCTIADSNIYALNLRYFPEIALAFSISKREQLAWLLPKNAKELEADMYAWLNDYNQKGKMTQLKDHYYSYILFFDYYNTKMFYKRMKSRLPKYEKYFKYAAKRFDIPWTLLASVSYQESHWNAKAKSFTGVRGLMMLTQRTAKMLGVKNRLNPKESVIGGTRHLKQMIKFVPKEVEGENRLKFALAAYNIGMGHIKDAQKLAKKLGLNPNIWSDLKIVLPLLSQKKYYRTLKYGYARGAEPVKYVESIYNYKDILDKQNKVLKTDLVTSKLP
- the rsfS gene encoding ribosome silencing factor, with amino-acid sequence MQDRIQNIVNTLDKNKAESIEVFDLRDKNYFVDYAVIASSLGQKHTTALLDHLKNELKPAEHFNNVDESGDWIVVDLGDILIHIMTPEYRTKYDMETFLGELGSH